Proteins found in one Pseudochaenichthys georgianus chromosome 13, fPseGeo1.2, whole genome shotgun sequence genomic segment:
- the ehd2b gene encoding EH domain-containing protein 2b isoform X2, with the protein MSRWGRKNVKKAPEVIRTVTEGLKSLYRKKLLPLEEYYGFHDFHSLSLEDADFDNKPMVLVVGQYSTGKTTFIKYLLEQDIPGSRVGPEPTTDCFTAVMHGEVEGVIPGNALIVDPNKPFRKLNPFGNTFLNRFQCAQMPNQVLESISIIDTPGILSGAKQRVSRGYDFPAVLRWFAERVDRIILLFDAHKLEISDEFSEAIGALKGNEDKLRVVLNKADMVGTQQLMRVYGALMWSLGKVFGTPEVLRVYIGSFWSEPLMVTDNRKLFELEEEDLFNDIQNLPRNAALRKLNDLVKRARLVRVHAHIISYLKQEMPSVFRKDNKKKNLIYQLPVIFSKIQLQHNISAGDFPDCTKMQEQLMVHDFNKFKSLKPNLMTALDELLSSDIAKLMPLLRQEELEAGDQLGVQGGAFIGNRAGPFGEGDPFAMENGEGGDEEEDWVVTKDKPKYDEIFYNLAPNEGKLSGNKAKDWMESSRLPNSVLGRIWKLSDVDHDGMLDDEEFALASHLIEVKLEGHGLPPELPQRLIPPSKRRQKGSDI; encoded by the exons ATGTCACGCTGGGGGAGGAAAAATGTGAAAAAGGCTCCTGAGGTGATCCGCACGGTGACAGAAGGCCTCAAGTCCTTGTATCGTAAGAAGCTGCTGCCTCTGGAGGAGTACTATGGTTTCCATGACTTCCACTCTCTCAGTCTGGAGGATGCAGATTTCGATAATAAGCCCATGGTGCTGGTGGTGGGGCAGTACTCCACTGGAAAGACAACCTTCATCAA GTATCTTCTGGAGCAGGATATCCCAGGGAGCAGGGTGGGACCTGAACCCACCACCGACTGCTTCACTGCGGTCATGCACGGGGAGGTGGAGGGCGTCATCCCCGGGAACGCCCTTATCGTAGACCCCAACAAGCCTTTCCGCAAACTCAACCCTTTTGGAAACACCTTCCTCAACAG GTTCCAGTGCGCGCAGATGCCCAACCAGGTCCTGGAGAGTATCAGCATTATTGACACACCAGGGATCCTGTCCGGTGCTAAGCAGAGAGTGAGCCGAG GCTATGACTTCCCAGCCGTGCTGCGCTGGTTCGCGGAGCGCGTCGACCGCATCATCCTGCTCTTTGACGCCCATAAACTGGAGATCTCTGACGAGTTCTCCGAGGCCATCGGGGCCCTGAAGGGCAACGAGGACAAGCTGCGCGTGGTTCTCAACAAAGCCGACATGGTGGGCACCCAGCAGCTGATGAGAGTGTACGGTGCTCTCATGTGGTCCCTGGGGAAGGTGTTCGGGACCCCTGAGGTTCTGCGAGTCTACATTGGCTCCTTCTGGTCAGAGCCGCTGATGGTGACGGACAACAGGAAGCTGTTtgagctggaggaggaggatctGTTCAACGACATCCAGAACCTTCCTCGCAACGCAGCCTTACGCAAGCTCAATGACCTGGTGAAGAGGGCCCGTCTGGTCCGG GTCCATGCCCACATCATCAGCTACCTGAAGCAGGAGATGCCCTCCGTCTTCAGGAAGGACAATAAGAAGAAAAATCTGATCTACCAGCTGCCAGTGATTTTCTCCAAGATCCAGCTGCAGCACAACATTTCTGCGGGAGACTTTCCAGATTGTACTAAAATGCAG GAGCAACTGATGGTCCATGATTTCAACAAGTTCAAATCCTTGAAGCCCAACCTGATGACAGCCTTGGATGAGCTTCTCTCCTCCGACATAGCCAAACTGATGCCCCTCCTGCGGCAGGAGGAGCTGGAAGCAGGCGACCAGCTCGGTGTTCAGGGTGGAGCCTTCATCGGGAACCGCGCTGGACCCTTCGGAGAGGGCGACCCCTTCGCCATGGAGAACGGAGAGGGCGGCGACGAGGAGGAAGACTGGGTGGTGACCAAAGATAAGCCCAAATATGATGAAATCTTCTACAACCTCGCTCCCAACGAGGGGAAACTGAGCGGCAACAAGGCCAAGGACTGGATGGAGAGCTCCCGCCTGCCCAACTCGGTGCTGGGTCGCATCTGGAAGCTGTCGGACGTGGACCACGACGGCATGCTGGATGATGAAGAGTTCGCCCTGGCCAGCCACCTGATTGAGGTCAAGCTGGAGGGCCACGGTCTGCCCCCCGAGCTGCCCCAACGCCTCATCCCCCCTTCCAAACGCAGGCAGAAGGGTTCTGATATATAG
- the ehd2b gene encoding EH domain-containing protein 2b isoform X1 yields MSRWGRKNVKKAPEVIRTVTEGLKSLYRKKLLPLEEYYGFHDFHSLSLEDADFDNKPMVLVVGQYSTGKTTFIKYLLEQDIPGSRVGPEPTTDCFTAVMHGEVEGVIPGNALIVDPNKPFRKLNPFGNTFLNRFQCAQMPNQVLESISIIDTPGILSGAKQRVSRGEGLYKGYDFPAVLRWFAERVDRIILLFDAHKLEISDEFSEAIGALKGNEDKLRVVLNKADMVGTQQLMRVYGALMWSLGKVFGTPEVLRVYIGSFWSEPLMVTDNRKLFELEEEDLFNDIQNLPRNAALRKLNDLVKRARLVRVHAHIISYLKQEMPSVFRKDNKKKNLIYQLPVIFSKIQLQHNISAGDFPDCTKMQEQLMVHDFNKFKSLKPNLMTALDELLSSDIAKLMPLLRQEELEAGDQLGVQGGAFIGNRAGPFGEGDPFAMENGEGGDEEEDWVVTKDKPKYDEIFYNLAPNEGKLSGNKAKDWMESSRLPNSVLGRIWKLSDVDHDGMLDDEEFALASHLIEVKLEGHGLPPELPQRLIPPSKRRQKGSDI; encoded by the exons ATGTCACGCTGGGGGAGGAAAAATGTGAAAAAGGCTCCTGAGGTGATCCGCACGGTGACAGAAGGCCTCAAGTCCTTGTATCGTAAGAAGCTGCTGCCTCTGGAGGAGTACTATGGTTTCCATGACTTCCACTCTCTCAGTCTGGAGGATGCAGATTTCGATAATAAGCCCATGGTGCTGGTGGTGGGGCAGTACTCCACTGGAAAGACAACCTTCATCAA GTATCTTCTGGAGCAGGATATCCCAGGGAGCAGGGTGGGACCTGAACCCACCACCGACTGCTTCACTGCGGTCATGCACGGGGAGGTGGAGGGCGTCATCCCCGGGAACGCCCTTATCGTAGACCCCAACAAGCCTTTCCGCAAACTCAACCCTTTTGGAAACACCTTCCTCAACAG GTTCCAGTGCGCGCAGATGCCCAACCAGGTCCTGGAGAGTATCAGCATTATTGACACACCAGGGATCCTGTCCGGTGCTAAGCAGAGAGTGAGCCGAGGTGAGGGGCTTTACAAAG GCTATGACTTCCCAGCCGTGCTGCGCTGGTTCGCGGAGCGCGTCGACCGCATCATCCTGCTCTTTGACGCCCATAAACTGGAGATCTCTGACGAGTTCTCCGAGGCCATCGGGGCCCTGAAGGGCAACGAGGACAAGCTGCGCGTGGTTCTCAACAAAGCCGACATGGTGGGCACCCAGCAGCTGATGAGAGTGTACGGTGCTCTCATGTGGTCCCTGGGGAAGGTGTTCGGGACCCCTGAGGTTCTGCGAGTCTACATTGGCTCCTTCTGGTCAGAGCCGCTGATGGTGACGGACAACAGGAAGCTGTTtgagctggaggaggaggatctGTTCAACGACATCCAGAACCTTCCTCGCAACGCAGCCTTACGCAAGCTCAATGACCTGGTGAAGAGGGCCCGTCTGGTCCGG GTCCATGCCCACATCATCAGCTACCTGAAGCAGGAGATGCCCTCCGTCTTCAGGAAGGACAATAAGAAGAAAAATCTGATCTACCAGCTGCCAGTGATTTTCTCCAAGATCCAGCTGCAGCACAACATTTCTGCGGGAGACTTTCCAGATTGTACTAAAATGCAG GAGCAACTGATGGTCCATGATTTCAACAAGTTCAAATCCTTGAAGCCCAACCTGATGACAGCCTTGGATGAGCTTCTCTCCTCCGACATAGCCAAACTGATGCCCCTCCTGCGGCAGGAGGAGCTGGAAGCAGGCGACCAGCTCGGTGTTCAGGGTGGAGCCTTCATCGGGAACCGCGCTGGACCCTTCGGAGAGGGCGACCCCTTCGCCATGGAGAACGGAGAGGGCGGCGACGAGGAGGAAGACTGGGTGGTGACCAAAGATAAGCCCAAATATGATGAAATCTTCTACAACCTCGCTCCCAACGAGGGGAAACTGAGCGGCAACAAGGCCAAGGACTGGATGGAGAGCTCCCGCCTGCCCAACTCGGTGCTGGGTCGCATCTGGAAGCTGTCGGACGTGGACCACGACGGCATGCTGGATGATGAAGAGTTCGCCCTGGCCAGCCACCTGATTGAGGTCAAGCTGGAGGGCCACGGTCTGCCCCCCGAGCTGCCCCAACGCCTCATCCCCCCTTCCAAACGCAGGCAGAAGGGTTCTGATATATAG
- the nup88 gene encoding nucleoporin 88, with protein MTVVNHSCCHGLFFRYRRQIKMAAFGTERWLSELPNHAIFQKIRGKLDSDPFSNERGIAKNLTFCLGGDLFVWDDIDRVFYTTNLRQLNTDEGRGSGNHQTLLCINPPLFDLCQVLVSPTQHHVALIGQRGVSVLELPQRWGKRSEFEGGRSEVNCKTIPVAERFFTSSASVSLRQAAWYPSEADEPHLVLLTSDNAIRFYGLKSPQTPTKVLSVSQSEDDSASHRPVRSYAASLGEIAVAFDFGPISSPLRHSHGSKDQLVYPLYILYENGETYVSYTSQVNGLSLTKPAGPLPMYPAAEDNYGYDACAILCLPCVPSILVIATETGTLYHCVVLESEEEEEAGAVEKWIRGPGAVPALYVFECVELELTLKVATAEDEEPQELDFTCPIRLHRDPLCQHRYHCTHEAGVHSVGLIWVNKLQNFLRSGEEDKDSLQELAAEKRCIVEHILCTRPLQTSQSSPVLGFLIVSDLSLGATMICITSTYECILLPLLSSIRPPSPPLLCSHPGPGSGSSPLRGLANDSFEQHIRNILARSSTNPLVLKAGDKETSPPPPECLQLLSRATQVFREEYILKQDMAREELQRRVKLLTSQKNKQLDEMTLCREERKSLREAAERLADKYEDAKYRQETIMNRVKKVLGSLQSQLPILSNSEKEMKKELRTIGDQLKHLDNCIKQVNMKMEYQKRQVDKDVPADRTTVSLNAQQKKVVQDVLREQGQQIGDMMKQMKDIKSHFSF; from the coding sequence ATGACTGTCGTGAATCACTCTTGTTGCCATGGACTTTTTTTCCGTTACAGACGGCAGATCAAGATGGCGGCTTTCGGCACTGAGCGGTGGTTGAGTGAGCTACCAAACCATgctattttccaaaaaataAGGGGGAAGTTGGATTCAGATCCTTTCTCAAATGAAAGAGGGATAGCTAAAAACCTGACATTTTGTTTGGGTGGGGACTTGTTCGTGTGGGACGACATAGACCGCGTGTTTTACACCACCAACTTGCGACAGCTGAACACGGATGAGGGACGCGGCAGCGGGAACCACCAGACCCTGCTGTGCATCAACCCTCCTCTCTTTGACCTGTGCCAGGTGCTAGTCAGTCCTACCCAGCACCACGTGGCGCTCATTGGGCAGCGAGGGGTCTCGGTGCTGGAGCTCCCTCAGCGGTGGGGCAAGAGGTCCGAGTTTGAGGGGGGGCGGAGCGAAGTTAACTGCAAAACCATCCCGGTGGCGGAGCGCTTCTTCACCAGCTCCGCGTCGGTGAGTCTGCGGCAGGCGGCGTGGTACCCTAGCGAGGCCGACGAGCCCCACCTGGTGCTGCTCACATCCGACAACGCCATCCGGTTTTACGGCTTGAAGTCGCCCCAGACTCCAACCAAAGTCCTGTCAGTGTCGCAGTCTGAAGATGACAGCGCCAGCCACCGTCCCGTCCGCTCATACGCAGCATCTCTCGGCGAGATAGCGGTGGCGTTTGACTTCGGGCCGATTTCATCTCCCCTTCGGCATTCACATGGCTCAAAAGACCAGCTGGTCTACCCTCTCTACATCCTCTATGAAAATGGGGAGACATATGTGAGCTACACGAGCCAGGTAAACGGTTTGAGTCTAACTAAACCTGCTGGACCCCTCCCCATGTACCCCGCAGCAGAGGATAACTATGGCTATGATGCGTGTGCCATCCTCTGCCTGCCATGTGTTCCCAGCATCCTGGTCATTGCCACAGAAACGGGCACGCTGTACCACTGTGTGGTGCTGGAGtctgaagaagaggaggaggcggGGGCGGTGGAGAAGTGGATCCGAGGCCCGGGTGCTGTCCCGGCTCTCTACGTTTTTGAGTGTGTTGAGTTGGAGCTCACCCTCAAAGTAGCCACAGCAGAAGATGAGGAGCCCCAGGAGTTGGATTTCACCTGTCCTATCAGACTGCACAGAGACCCCCTATGCCAGCACAGGTACCACTGCACCCATGAAGCAGGAGTGCACAGTGTGGGGCTAATCTGGGTCAACAAGCTGCAGAACTTCCTTCGTTCGGGCGAGGAGGATAAGGATAGTCTGCAGGAGCTGGCTGCTGAGAAGCGCTGTATTGTGGAGCACATTCTTTGTACCAGACCCCTCCAGACCAGTCAGTCGTCTCCAGTTCTCGGCTTTTTGATTGTGTCCGACCTCTCCTTGGGCGCCACCATGATCTGCATCACCAGCACCTACGAGTGCATCCTGTTGCCCCTGTTGAGCTCCATtcgccccccctccccccccctgcTCTGTTCACACCCAGGCCCAGGCTCTGGTAGCTCCCCTCTGCGCGGGCTGGCCAACGACTCCTTCGAGCAGCACATCCGCAACATCCTGGCTCGTAGCTCCACCAATCCTCTCGTTCTCAAGGCCGGGGACAAGGAGACATCACCGCCGCCTCCAGAGTGCCTGCAGCTTCTCAGCAGGGCCACGCAGGTCTTCCGCGAGGAGTACATTCTCAAGCAGGACATGGCCCGGGAAGAGCTGCAGAGGAGGGTGAAACTCCTGACAAGCCAGAAGAACAAGCAGCTGGATGAGATGACTCTGTgcagggaggagaggaagagtcTGAGGGAGGCGGCGGAGAGGTTGGCGGACAAGTACGAGGACGCCAAGTATCGACAGGAGACCATCATGAACAGGGTTAAGAAAGTGCTGGGCAGCCTGCAAAGCCAGCTGCCCATACTGTCAAACAGCGAGAAGGAAATGAAGAAGGAGCTAAGGACCATCGGCGATCAACTGAAGCACCTGGACAACTGCATCAAACAGGTGAACATGAAGATGGAGTACCAGAAGAGACAGGTGGACAAAGACGTGCCGGCGGACAGGACGACAGTCTCGCTCAACGCCCAGCAGAAGAAGGTGGTTCAGGACGTCCTCAGAGAACAGGGACAGCAAATTGGTGACATGATGAAACAAATGAAAGACATCAAAAGCCATTTTAGTTTCTAA
- the psmd8 gene encoding 26S proteasome non-ATPase regulatory subunit 8: protein MATRVIHDSHLTYYGGRCRTFCRITMALKETAGLYDHLKAEWNKKNPSLSKCGDLLTKLKVSLLELNFLPTTGSALTKQQLILARDVLEIGALWSILKKDIPSFERYMAQLKCYYFDYKEELPEAAYMHQLLGLNLLFLLSQNRVSEFHTELERLSARDIQTNVYIRHPVSLEQYLMEGSYNKVFLAKGNIPAESYTFFIDILLDTIRDEIAGCIEKAYEQIQFNEATRVLFFSSPKKMTDYAKKRGWSLSADGYYSFSGQQQRTEEVTIPSTELAQQVIEYARQLEMIV, encoded by the exons ATGGCAACAAGAGTGATTCACGACAGTCATTTAACGTATTACGGCGGCCGGTGTCGTACATTTTGCAGAATCACCATGGCGCTGAAAGAGACTGCAGGGCTATATGATCATCTAAAAGCAGAGTGGAATAAGAAGAACCCCAGCCTGAGTAAATGTGGAGATCTTCTGACCAAACTCAAG GTTTCATTACTGGAGCTGAACTTCTTACCTACCACTGGGTCTGCGCTCACCAAGCAGCAGCTTATTTTAGCTC gTGATGTCCTTGAAATCGGAGCCTTGTGGAGCATCCTCAAGAAGGATATCCCTTCCTTCGAGAGATACATGGCCCAGCTCAAATGTTACTACTTTGATTACAA GGAGGAACTGCCCGAGGCTGCCTACATGCACCAGTTACTGGGACTGAACCTGCTCTTCCTGCTCTCACAGAACCGCGTGTCTGAGTTTCACACAGAACTTGAGAGACTGAGCGCTCGCGACATTCAGACCAACGTATACATCAGACACCCGGTGTCCCTCGAGCAG TACTTGATGGAAGGAAGCTACAACAAGGTCTTTCTAGCCAAAGGCAATATCCCTGCAGAGAGCTACACCTTTTTTATAGACATTTTGCTCGACACAATTCG TGATGAGATCGCAGGTTGCATAGAGAAAGCATACGAGCAGATCCAGTTCAACGAAGCCACGCGTGTGCTTTTCTTCAGCTCCCCGAAAAAGATGACAGACTATGCCAAGAAG AGGGGATGGAGTTTGAGCGCAGACGGCTACTACTCGTTCAGCGGCCAGCAGCAGCGGACAGAGGAGGTGACCATCCCCTCCACAGAGCTGGCACAACAGGTCATCGAATACGCACGACAGCTGGAAATGATTGTGTAA
- the LOC117457080 gene encoding uncharacterized protein — translation MNSMGIFKSKEMRQSEKHPYNKDIQKETSKEEAAKEENDLSGDLSSSANSSQVPSQLHQMDPSRGAEAMLSWMQQFPAYALPHGEQSTHKAKNISQDADPVKYIPFISKADPVTQQHTSLAEPKDSKTNALNWIEALNKGLALRLGLLGTLCPQQSRPSESQVKQTKPVQHRGNRPVVFGETHHNECTAVPLHTAPASSQVTMEWSFGSTEPTDIPLQVPDAKKPEPMQRVYKRVVRRLLTADLQSKKVVAQTETEISQSAAQKSSLFGSRVNTGSSELQCPATGQKQAEAQVHTKEKEANSKSVTEEEEEDLKYRLGVNSERSRAAAVKMRLRRKLVKKKELDGVGCNQKAAGPAVNPLQESSQQQAVEGNTTKTHNKKPNPNRNTSIQNKKTNAQALKVPGVEGTAATHNPTSAAPETSTGLQQEPQDPAVKPKTRSKAVKNIKRNHTGKVREKEKHGDTKGDVNGENERVQTEEQKAARTGGRWPPFTVNQSCSHKARRHHNKGIGLPSNVQKWSYECPKRLCEPPWITTVRLAACIPLRQRALSRMKIPDI, via the exons ATGAACAGTATGGGTATTTTTAAGTCAAAAGAGATGagacaaagtgaaaaacatcCATACAATAAGGACATACAAAAGGAGACCTCAAAAGAAGAAGCTGCCAAAGAGGAGAATGATTTATCTGGAGACCTCAGCAGCTCTGCCAACAGCAGTCAAGTCCCTTCTCAACTTCATCAGATGGATCCCAGCCGTGGAGCTGAAGCAATGCTCTCATGGATGCAACAATTTCCTGCTTATGCTCTTCCACACGGAGAACAAAGCACCCACAAGGCTAAGAACATTTCACAGGATGCTGACCCAGTCAAATATATCCCATTTATTTCCAAAGCTGACCCAGTGACTCAACAACACACATCGCTTGCAGAACCTAAGGATAGTAAGACCAATGCTCTGAATTGGATAGAGGCTTTGAATAAAGGCCTAGCACTGCGACTTGGTCTCCTCGGTACATTATGCCCGCAGCAGTCACGACCTTCAGAATCACAAGTGAAACAGACAAAACCTGTGCAGCACCGGGGAAACAGACCGGTGGTGTTTGGAGAAACTCACCATAATGAATGTACAGCGGTTCCACTACACACAGCACCGGCCTCATCCCAAGTGACTATGGAATGGAG ctttgggagtacagagccAACAGATATACCGCTTCAAGTTCCGGACGCTAAAAAGCCAGAACCTATGCAGCGTGTATACAAGAGGGTGGTCAGACGTTTACTTACAGCTGACctacaaagcaaaaaagtagTGGCACAAACCGAAACAGAGATCAGCCAATCAGCAGCTCAGAAGTCCAGTTTATTTGGCTCTCGTGTGAACACAGGAAGCTCCGAGTTACAATGCCCTGCAACAGGACAAAAGCAAGCAGAAGCTCAGGTCCACACAAAGGAAAAAGAAGCAAACTCCAAAAGTGTtaccgaagaagaagaagaggaccTCAAGTATCGCTTAGGTGTGAATTCAGAAAGGAGTCGTGCCGCTGCTGTCAAAATGCGGCTAAGAAGGAAGCTAGTTAAGAAAAAAGAGCTAGATGGTGTTGGATGCAACCAGAAAGCAGCTGGGCCGGCTGTCAATCCGCTGCAGGAGAGTTCACAGCAGCAGGCCGTGGAAGGAAACACAACCAAGACACacaataaaaaaccaaaccccaACAGAAACacttcaatacaaaataaaaaaacgaaCGCACAAGCGTTGAAGGTCCCAGGAGTTGAAGGGACAGCTGCCACTCATAACCCCACAAGTGCAGCTCCAGAGACAAGCACCGGACTCCAGCAGGAACCTCAAGATCCTGCTGTTAAGCCAAAGACAAGAAGCAAAGCAGTAAAAAACATTAAACGCAATCACACAGGAAAGGTCCGTGAGAAAGAAAAGCACGGGGATACAAAAGGAGATGTGAATGGGGAGAATGAACGGGTTCAAACCGAAGAACAGAAAGCAGCTCGTACTGGAGGTCGATGGCCCCCGTTTACAGTGAATCAGTCCTGCTCCCACAAGGCGCGCCGTCATCATAACAAGGGGATCGGTTTGCCATCAAATGTCCAGAAGTG GTCTTATGAATGCCCAAAGCGCCTGTGTGAGCCTCCTTGGATCACCACGGTGAGACTCGCAGCGTGCATACCACTGAGACAAAGAGCACTGAGTAGGATGAAGATTCCTGACATTTAA